Proteins from a genomic interval of Oncorhynchus masou masou isolate Uvic2021 unplaced genomic scaffold, UVic_Omas_1.1 unplaced_scaffold_2480, whole genome shotgun sequence:
- the LOC135533588 gene encoding transcription initiation factor IIA subunit 2: MAYQLYRNTTLGNSLQESLDELIQTQQITPQLALQVLLQFDKAINTALANRVRNRVNFKGSLNTYRFCDNVWTFVLNDVEFREVTDLVKVDKVKIVACDGKNTGNAAE, translated from the exons ATGGCATACCAGCTCTACAGAAATACGACGCTAGGAAACAGTCTGCAAGAGAGCCTTGACGAGCTAATTCAG ACCCAACAGATCACCCCTCAGTTGGCGCTTCAGGTTCTCCTCCAGTTTGACAAAGCCATCAACACGGCGCTGGCCAACCGGGTTCGCAACAGGGTCAACTTCAAG GGGTCACTAAACACCTATAGATTCTGTGACAACGTGTGGACCTTCGTTCTGAATGACGTGGAGTTTAGGGAAGTGACAGATCTGGTCAAGGTGGACAAAGTCAAGATCGTCGCCTGCGATGGGAAAA ACACGGGCAATGCTGCAGAGTGA